One part of the Algibacter sp. L1A34 genome encodes these proteins:
- a CDS encoding aldose 1-epimerase family protein translates to MSIIPILKGTMYTLQNELLKIAVKKTGAELCKITSVKHNTDFMWDGNPDVWAGIAPNLFPIIGALKNDTYKFEGKRYNLPKHGFIRHSEDLKVIEQTENSLTFKLIYNDDLLKLYPFKFEFYIIYSLTGNTLKIKHTIKNIDDKALYFSLGGHPAFKCPVFKNETYDDYFLEFEHAENSKTHCINMENGLISSSTKPVFENTNLLPLKHDLFNEDALVFKDLKSRSAILKSKLNGEILTVSYPDFPYLGVWAKPTGNYVCIEPWLGIADNENTNQDLITKEGILKLEAKNDFSASYSVKIAKTHLE, encoded by the coding sequence TTGAGCATAATACCAATTTTAAAAGGAACTATGTACACTTTACAGAATGAATTACTGAAAATAGCCGTTAAAAAAACAGGCGCTGAACTTTGCAAAATTACATCGGTTAAGCATAATACCGATTTTATGTGGGATGGTAATCCGGATGTTTGGGCTGGTATTGCTCCTAACCTATTCCCTATTATTGGCGCTTTAAAAAATGATACTTATAAATTTGAGGGCAAAAGATATAACTTACCTAAACATGGTTTTATTCGCCATAGTGAAGATTTAAAAGTTATAGAGCAGACTGAAAATAGCTTAACTTTTAAATTGATTTATAATGATGATTTATTGAAGCTTTATCCGTTTAAATTTGAGTTTTACATCATTTATTCCTTAACAGGAAATACACTTAAAATTAAGCATACCATTAAAAATATTGATGATAAAGCATTATATTTTTCTTTAGGCGGCCATCCTGCTTTTAAATGTCCAGTTTTTAAAAATGAAACTTATGATGATTATTTTTTAGAGTTTGAGCATGCCGAAAATTCTAAAACGCATTGTATTAATATGGAAAATGGTTTAATTTCATCGAGCACCAAACCCGTTTTTGAAAACACAAATTTGCTTCCTTTAAAACATGATTTATTTAATGAAGACGCCCTAGTTTTTAAAGATTTAAAGTCTAGAAGCGCTATTTTAAAAAGTAAATTGAATGGCGAAATACTTACTGTAAGCTATCCAGACTTCCCGTACTTAGGGGTTTGGGCAAAACCTACGGGCAATTATGTTTGTATCGAGCCATGGCTAGGTATCGCGGATAATGAAAATACAAATCAAGATTTGATAACAAAAGAAGGCATTTTAAAACTTGAAGCAAAAAATGATTTTTCGGCTAGTTATAGTGTTAAAATAGCTAAAACACATTTAGAGTAA
- a CDS encoding acyltransferase family protein — MKFRNDINALRAFAVIFVIFYHFKVPYFSGGFAGVDIFFVISGYLMSKIILKGFEKSSFSLIVFYKKRFVRIVPTLLVLIVAVQLLGSIFLWPSEHKLLSKYAISSELFLSNIYYWLNSGYFDPSSDTNPLLHSWSLSVEWQFYMIYPLLLLLIKKLFLNNRKVFSMIIIAALAVSFAVSIWLGNHHPSFAFYMFPARSWEMLIGCLIVLYEDRFVEKVPTNLRNILSIISLTTMGVFIFTYDSNYSWPNWPSLYTLIPVVSASVLILCNTPFTLFKNKIIGFFGKISYSLYLWHWPLFVIASSLGFKGVYFTIILLAVVILISYASYKYIETNKNLFFSLKRRLLIPLIVIGFSVIMGSFHINKLFINDKTLELADYKEGHLDQITDQFNVGKCFFDDSFYYEDFSNADCIQLSDSKKNVLLMGDSHAAEFSLSLKNALNLLDMNLIQATTSYCFPLLNSNGREENVKLTNYILKDFIPENSTKIDLVIISANWSGGQGYSNDDLKVKIIELIDYFKQNNIKVKIIGQTENYSLPFPAISSKKIVYKYIDMTDFINIKSYDTNEFLKSFIPKEIYIDVYNLLNQKVSPDYIPYMFDKNHLTLWGADEYLKLILNEQILK, encoded by the coding sequence ATGAAGTTTAGAAATGACATTAATGCTTTAAGAGCTTTTGCTGTAATTTTTGTAATATTTTATCATTTTAAAGTTCCATATTTTTCTGGAGGTTTTGCAGGTGTTGATATTTTCTTCGTGATATCAGGCTATTTGATGTCAAAAATTATCTTGAAAGGATTTGAAAAATCATCTTTTTCTTTAATCGTTTTTTATAAAAAAAGATTTGTTAGAATAGTACCCACTTTATTAGTATTAATTGTTGCTGTTCAATTATTAGGAAGTATTTTCTTGTGGCCATCTGAACACAAACTACTATCAAAATATGCAATAAGTAGTGAGCTATTTCTATCAAATATCTATTATTGGTTAAATTCAGGTTATTTTGACCCATCCTCAGATACTAATCCATTACTCCATTCTTGGTCCCTGTCAGTAGAGTGGCAGTTTTATATGATTTACCCGTTATTATTACTTCTTATTAAAAAACTTTTTCTTAACAACAGAAAGGTATTTAGTATGATTATAATAGCGGCGCTTGCTGTTAGTTTTGCTGTCTCTATCTGGCTTGGCAATCATCACCCATCATTTGCCTTCTATATGTTTCCGGCACGATCTTGGGAAATGCTAATTGGATGCTTGATTGTGTTATATGAAGATCGCTTTGTAGAAAAGGTACCGACTAATTTAAGAAATATTTTATCCATTATTTCTTTAACTACAATGGGAGTATTTATATTCACGTATGATTCAAATTATTCATGGCCTAATTGGCCTAGTTTATATACATTAATTCCTGTAGTTAGTGCTTCTGTTTTAATACTATGCAATACACCTTTTACACTTTTTAAAAACAAAATTATCGGTTTTTTTGGTAAAATATCATACTCACTATACTTATGGCATTGGCCATTATTTGTAATTGCATCTAGCCTAGGCTTTAAAGGAGTATATTTTACAATAATACTTTTAGCTGTTGTTATTCTAATTTCTTATGCTTCATATAAATATATCGAAACAAATAAGAATCTTTTCTTTTCGTTAAAAAGAAGATTATTAATACCTTTAATTGTAATAGGTTTTTCTGTAATCATGGGGTCTTTCCATATAAACAAGCTTTTTATTAATGATAAAACGCTAGAATTGGCAGATTATAAAGAAGGTCATTTAGACCAAATAACAGACCAGTTTAATGTAGGGAAATGTTTTTTCGATGATAGCTTTTATTATGAAGATTTTTCTAATGCTGATTGTATTCAATTATCCGATTCAAAAAAAAATGTTCTTTTAATGGGAGATAGCCATGCCGCAGAATTCTCTTTAAGTCTTAAAAATGCATTGAATTTACTAGACATGAATTTAATTCAGGCGACCACCTCTTACTGTTTTCCTTTATTGAATAGTAATGGTAGAGAGGAAAATGTAAAGCTAACCAATTACATTTTGAAGGATTTTATACCTGAAAATTCTACAAAAATAGACTTGGTAATTATTTCAGCAAATTGGTCTGGTGGACAAGGATACTCAAATGATGATCTAAAAGTTAAAATAATAGAGCTAATTGATTATTTTAAACAAAATAACATTAAAGTTAAAATTATTGGTCAGACTGAAAACTATTCTCTCCCGTTCCCTGCTATATCGAGTAAAAAAATAGTGTATAAATACATAGATATGACTGATTTTATTAACATTAAATCTTACGATACAAACGAGTTTCTTAAATCGTTTATTCCAAAGGAAATTTATATTGATGTCTATAATCTTCTAAATCAAAAAGTATCACCAGACTACATACCCTATATGTTTGACAAAAACCACCTTACTCTATGGGGAGCAGACGAGTATCTTAAATTAATATTAAATGAACAAATATTGAAATAA
- a CDS encoding LytR/AlgR family response regulator transcription factor produces the protein MQQNKNISCIIVDDESIARDIIAKHLSEIDNIEIVASCNNAIEAFNCLNKHKIDLVFLDINMPEISGISFAKSINKDIKIIFTTAYRDYAVEGFELQAVDYLLKPISFDRLLKAVNTYFDIYTTYNHLKTPVQELHNFMFVRADRRMIKIDFDSILYIESYSDYIKIHLENETIVTRETISAIEAKLPSEAFLRIHRSFIIALNYITSFTNEEVTINKTSLTISRSYKKDVLKVLEKF, from the coding sequence ATGCAGCAAAACAAAAACATTTCGTGCATTATTGTTGATGATGAAAGTATAGCAAGAGATATTATAGCTAAACATTTATCGGAAATTGACAACATCGAAATTGTTGCGAGTTGTAACAATGCTATTGAAGCGTTTAATTGTTTGAATAAGCATAAAATTGATTTGGTGTTTTTAGATATCAATATGCCGGAAATATCTGGAATTTCGTTTGCTAAATCTATTAATAAAGACATCAAAATTATTTTCACCACAGCCTATCGAGATTATGCAGTTGAAGGTTTTGAGTTGCAAGCCGTAGATTATTTATTGAAACCTATTTCTTTTGATAGGTTATTGAAAGCCGTTAATACTTATTTTGATATTTACACAACTTACAACCACTTAAAAACGCCTGTACAAGAACTGCATAACTTTATGTTTGTGAGAGCAGATAGGCGCATGATTAAGATTGATTTTGATTCTATTCTATATATTGAAAGCTATAGCGATTATATAAAAATCCATCTAGAAAATGAAACCATTGTAACCCGGGAAACTATTAGTGCTATCGAAGCTAAACTGCCTAGTGAAGCCTTTTTAAGAATACATAGATCGTTTATTATTGCACTTAACTATATTACATCGTTTACTAATGAAGAAGTAACTATTAATAAAACATCGTTAACTATTAGTAGGAGTTATAAAAAGGATGTTTTGAAAGTGCTTGAGAAATTCTAA
- a CDS encoding glycosyltransferase, whose amino-acid sequence MNNLNKIKEPKRKHKFTIRLLIIIGLLSILNFFYWFLKPELIENKLLFWFLAAVLIFGSLRIVFLWYHYWNIAIPVKVNSKKQFSVDILTTYFPGEPYDMVIATLKAIKKINHSHTVTTYLCDEANDDYLKKFCADNDIVHVTRDNRINAKAGNINNALKQATGEITLILDPDHVPFPNFLEETIPYFEDEQVGYVQSVQAYYNYNESKVALAAAQQTFHFYGPVMMCMNAYGTVNAIGANCIFRRKALDSIGGHAPGLSEDMHTAMQLHAKGWKSTYVPKVLTRGLTPATLTAYYKQQLKWSRGTLDLLTSVYPKLFKNFTWRQKLHYGLLPIHYLSGIFFLIGFLIPIISLLNASLPWKGNIINFGLIYTPVFACLIGIHIYVQRWLLHKSERGLHFLGGILMICTWWIYLVGFIYTVIGKKVPYLPTPKNSEGVTSFKLLIPNLVVALVSIFAIIYGLSIDFTPFTILMACFAAINAFFMLYTFRFAYDKPLAENAALQNYDKPYLKNIKNKFFKFFNKSVISIVVLVALTCGSLQYYGDYIKWKGVSPEIKVKNKIRYLGTFTPKFDNGLTDLKELQKSIRFKEGEFDIISLYLAWDEDIESNFPKTLIDSIYQQKSTPLITWEPWLNSFASNKNTDDKNLYEQIEQGEFDEYIYRFSKVLKNLNRPVFIRFAHEFDNPFYPWYVEGEEDSESFKIAWIHIYEIFKNVRADNVIWIWNPWKAENVKDYYPGSDYVDWIGVNVLNYGSLNKDGKNHDFIDLYSPFHEEFKKLPATPVIIAEFGSLKDPKSAEVQEKWIDSAFQNIENEFDEIKSVVYFNSKVDNNLPQGESSSIYLDWTVSSEQTSINLFNSKKVPNYVLQPFKNKSNKIKEYENNTNSEPVNYTMGVNLKKGHNWDKDYHVLTRNNLVSDFEKLSKLGIKTVNYLGNSVYDYNVLNVSKAKGIDISYSFWVPENLDFVLDTLKTTALKKEIVNKVRSLKDNKQIFRWHIKNDVLYLQKDFYQKPELLYQNEAYALWIKDLLAQIKKIDSKRLVVLDFEVNKQTKYHINYILNYVKNIDIIGLVAEYDEDLEDVIGFLKKINKPFVLSDIDIKTIRNHKIIEKKIPFYIRQWQDEHESNHLNFNGLIDRKGRYKAEYSEFLTLVGKKKLVDNDDVFNILKPSRYIFDGQKYVYHALVFNRDSDSWDFASKYKDLKYEWSLIKCDEFGNYLAINEIGETSELVLKVPKIYHLYRLRLAIIKNDNIIASIVTELNTPILELDDINKD is encoded by the coding sequence GGGGAACCATATGATATGGTAATTGCAACCTTGAAAGCTATTAAGAAAATAAATCATTCTCATACGGTAACTACATATTTGTGTGACGAAGCTAATGATGATTATCTTAAAAAGTTTTGTGCAGATAATGATATAGTTCACGTAACTAGAGATAATAGGATTAATGCTAAAGCGGGAAATATAAATAATGCTCTTAAGCAAGCTACAGGCGAAATTACCTTAATATTAGATCCAGACCATGTGCCTTTTCCTAATTTTCTGGAAGAAACTATACCTTATTTTGAAGATGAACAAGTTGGCTATGTACAATCTGTTCAAGCATATTATAATTATAACGAATCGAAAGTTGCGTTAGCAGCAGCACAGCAAACATTTCATTTTTACGGACCAGTAATGATGTGTATGAATGCTTATGGAACTGTAAATGCAATTGGAGCTAACTGTATTTTTAGACGAAAGGCCTTAGACTCAATAGGTGGCCATGCTCCAGGACTATCAGAAGATATGCATACGGCAATGCAACTTCATGCTAAAGGCTGGAAATCTACATACGTACCTAAAGTATTAACAAGAGGTCTAACACCAGCGACCTTAACTGCTTATTATAAACAGCAACTTAAGTGGTCAAGAGGAACTTTAGATTTATTAACATCAGTTTATCCTAAGTTATTTAAAAATTTTACTTGGCGACAAAAATTACATTACGGCTTATTGCCAATACATTATTTATCAGGTATTTTCTTTTTAATTGGTTTTTTAATCCCAATTATATCATTGCTAAATGCGTCATTACCTTGGAAAGGTAATATTATTAATTTTGGACTTATTTACACGCCTGTATTTGCTTGTTTAATAGGTATCCATATTTATGTGCAACGTTGGTTGTTGCATAAAAGTGAAAGGGGACTTCATTTTTTAGGAGGTATTTTAATGATTTGTACTTGGTGGATATATCTCGTTGGTTTTATTTATACCGTAATAGGGAAAAAAGTACCGTATTTGCCTACTCCAAAGAATAGTGAAGGGGTTACAAGTTTTAAGTTATTGATACCTAATCTAGTTGTGGCATTAGTCTCTATTTTTGCTATAATTTATGGACTTTCTATAGATTTTACTCCATTTACCATTCTTATGGCTTGTTTTGCAGCTATTAATGCTTTTTTTATGCTGTACACTTTTCGATTTGCATATGATAAACCTTTAGCAGAAAATGCAGCTTTACAGAATTATGATAAACCATATTTAAAAAATATTAAAAATAAATTTTTTAAATTTTTTAATAAATCAGTTATTTCTATTGTTGTATTGGTAGCATTAACTTGTGGCTCTCTTCAATATTATGGCGATTATATTAAATGGAAAGGTGTTTCTCCAGAAATTAAAGTGAAAAATAAAATAAGATACTTGGGTACTTTTACACCTAAGTTTGATAATGGTTTAACAGATTTAAAAGAGCTACAAAAATCAATTCGATTTAAAGAAGGTGAATTTGATATAATTTCTTTGTATTTGGCTTGGGATGAAGATATTGAATCTAACTTTCCGAAAACATTAATAGATTCTATTTATCAACAGAAATCAACACCGTTAATTACATGGGAACCTTGGTTAAATTCTTTTGCAAGTAATAAAAACACAGATGATAAAAATTTATATGAACAAATAGAACAAGGGGAATTTGATGAGTATATATATCGTTTTTCAAAAGTTTTAAAGAATCTTAATCGACCTGTTTTTATAAGGTTTGCTCACGAATTTGATAATCCTTTTTACCCTTGGTATGTAGAAGGAGAAGAAGATAGTGAAAGTTTTAAAATAGCTTGGATTCATATTTATGAAATTTTTAAAAATGTTAGAGCAGATAATGTAATTTGGATATGGAACCCTTGGAAAGCCGAAAATGTTAAAGACTATTATCCTGGTTCTGATTATGTTGATTGGATTGGAGTTAATGTTTTAAATTATGGTAGTTTAAACAAAGATGGAAAGAATCATGATTTTATTGATTTATATAGCCCTTTTCACGAAGAATTTAAAAAGCTTCCTGCTACTCCAGTTATAATAGCTGAATTTGGATCTTTAAAAGACCCTAAATCCGCTGAGGTACAGGAAAAGTGGATAGATAGCGCATTTCAAAATATAGAAAATGAATTTGATGAAATAAAATCGGTAGTTTATTTTAATAGTAAAGTAGATAATAATTTACCACAAGGAGAAAGTTCTAGCATATATTTAGATTGGACCGTATCATCAGAACAAACCTCTATTAATTTATTTAATAGTAAAAAGGTACCTAATTATGTATTACAACCTTTTAAAAATAAAAGTAATAAAATAAAGGAATACGAAAATAATACGAATTCCGAACCCGTTAATTATACAATGGGTGTAAACCTTAAAAAGGGGCATAATTGGGATAAAGATTATCATGTTCTTACAAGAAATAATTTAGTTTCTGATTTTGAAAAGTTATCAAAACTTGGAATTAAAACAGTTAATTACTTAGGTAATTCGGTTTATGATTATAATGTACTAAATGTAAGTAAAGCTAAAGGTATTGATATTTCATATAGTTTTTGGGTGCCAGAAAATTTGGATTTTGTTCTTGATACATTAAAAACTACCGCATTAAAAAAAGAAATAGTTAATAAAGTACGTTCTTTAAAGGATAATAAACAAATCTTTAGGTGGCATATAAAAAATGATGTGTTGTATTTACAGAAAGATTTTTATCAGAAACCAGAACTTTTATATCAGAATGAAGCTTATGCATTATGGATTAAAGATTTGTTGGCACAGATAAAAAAAATAGACTCTAAAAGATTGGTTGTTTTAGATTTTGAAGTAAATAAACAAACTAAATATCACATAAATTATATTTTAAATTATGTTAAAAATATAGATATTATTGGTTTGGTAGCTGAATATGATGAAGATTTGGAAGATGTTATAGGTTTTTTGAAAAAAATTAATAAGCCTTTCGTCTTGAGTGATATAGATATAAAAACTATTAGAAATCATAAAATAATTGAGAAAAAAATACCTTTTTATATCAGGCAATGGCAAGATGAACACGAAAGTAATCATCTTAATTTTAATGGATTAATAGATAGAAAAGGAAGATACAAAGCAGAATATTCAGAATTTTTAACTTTAGTAGGTAAAAAGAAATTAGTTGATAATGATGATGTGTTCAATATCTTAAAACCATCTAGATATATTTTTGATGGTCAAAAGTATGTCTATCATGCATTGGTTTTTAATAGAGATAGTGATTCTTGGGACTTTGCATCAAAGTATAAAGATTTAAAGTATGAATGGTCATTAATAAAGTGTGATGAATTTGGTAATTATTTAGCTATAAATGAAATAGGGGAAACATCTGAATTGGTTTTAAAAGTGCCAAAGATATATCATTTGTATAGGCTACGCTTAGCAATAATAAAAAATGATAATATTATTGCTTCAATAGTAACTGAGCTAAATACGCCAATTTTAGAATTAGATGATATAAATAAAGATTAG
- a CDS encoding sensor histidine kinase, whose translation MITKLILNKIGQVLLHCVFWCGVLLFYTYFFGFNSADFNYVFSFSLFLMPITIATTYVSIYKLIPDYFVKKRYALFSLYSLYTFIISAYLIVVSVFYGLIYLSHFQLQNMAPISKSLLLVATAVYLVVIVVSAFKLLKLNVKHSEETKKLETKILETQLKFKEQELNYLKMQIHPHFLFNTLNTLYGFALKKADETPDMILKLSNLLDYLLYQTDKPFVSLTEEIHHIQDYIALEKMRFNNTLNINFKTNTISEELKIAPMLLLPFIENSFKHGVIKNGNLVIDINLHCHKNQINLHVKNTSSSSETNTNGIGLENIKKRLELLYSNQYELKIEQNEDFFKVNLKLKLN comes from the coding sequence ATGATAACAAAATTGATATTAAATAAAATTGGGCAAGTACTACTCCATTGTGTTTTTTGGTGTGGTGTGTTACTATTTTACACTTATTTTTTTGGCTTCAATAGTGCCGATTTTAATTATGTATTCTCTTTTTCTTTGTTTTTAATGCCTATAACCATTGCTACAACATACGTTTCTATATATAAACTTATTCCAGATTATTTTGTAAAAAAGCGCTATGCTTTATTTAGCTTGTATAGTTTGTATACGTTTATAATTTCGGCATATTTAATTGTAGTTTCTGTTTTTTATGGCCTCATTTATTTATCGCATTTTCAGCTTCAAAACATGGCTCCTATTAGTAAAAGCTTATTACTCGTAGCCACAGCTGTGTATTTAGTAGTTATAGTTGTAAGTGCTTTTAAACTGCTTAAACTAAATGTAAAACATAGCGAGGAAACAAAAAAACTAGAGACAAAAATACTTGAAACTCAACTTAAGTTTAAGGAGCAAGAATTAAACTATTTAAAAATGCAAATTCACCCGCATTTTTTATTCAATACCTTAAATACATTGTATGGATTTGCTCTTAAAAAAGCAGATGAAACTCCTGATATGATTTTAAAATTATCTAATCTCCTAGATTATTTACTTTACCAAACTGATAAACCTTTTGTTTCTTTAACTGAAGAAATACATCATATCCAAGATTATATCGCTCTAGAAAAAATGCGCTTCAATAACACTTTAAATATTAATTTTAAAACCAATACTATTTCCGAAGAATTAAAAATAGCCCCCATGTTATTGCTTCCTTTTATTGAAAACAGTTTTAAACATGGCGTTATAAAGAATGGAAATTTAGTTATTGACATTAATTTACATTGCCATAAAAATCAGATTAACTTACACGTTAAAAACACTTCTTCTTCTTCTGAAACAAACACAAATGGAATTGGATTGGAAAACATAAAAAAGCGATTAGAACTCTTATATTCAAATCAATATGAATTAAAAATCGAACAAAATGAAGATTTTTTTAAAGTAAATTTGAAATTAAAATTGAATTAA
- a CDS encoding HNH endonuclease yields MIRDYPLEKWEHVVFDDKIAEFENYKISNYGRLINCKKDQERLVDPSLTNGYVSISLKQRVNGKSTGRYIHKLVAQHFLVKEDNQIYVIHLDYDKINNRVENLKWATKREKEVHQYSGENYKNRKIDRSYAKLTESRVRLIRRKVNDPNRRTRIKMIAKEFGISEMQLYRVVSGENWKHVTDY; encoded by the coding sequence ATGATACGTGATTATCCATTAGAAAAATGGGAACACGTAGTTTTTGATGACAAAATAGCCGAATTTGAAAACTACAAGATTTCCAATTATGGTCGGTTAATTAATTGTAAAAAAGACCAAGAGAGACTAGTTGACCCTTCGCTAACAAATGGTTACGTTAGTATTTCATTAAAGCAGCGTGTTAACGGAAAAAGTACTGGAAGGTATATTCATAAATTAGTTGCACAACATTTTTTAGTAAAAGAAGACAATCAAATTTATGTAATTCATTTAGATTACGACAAAATTAATAATCGAGTCGAAAATTTAAAATGGGCAACTAAACGCGAAAAGGAAGTTCACCAATACTCTGGCGAAAACTATAAAAACAGGAAAATAGACCGTTCTTACGCCAAGCTTACAGAAAGTCGTGTTCGATTAATTAGAAGAAAAGTAAACGACCCAAACCGGCGTACACGCATTAAAATGATTGCTAAAGAATTTGGAATTTCGGAAATGCAATTATATCGCGTAGTATCTGGTGAAAACTGGAAACATGTAACAGATTATTAA
- a CDS encoding MotA/TolQ/ExbB proton channel family protein, with amino-acid sequence MKISMYLLSTFLVSNVFVDRFMEGGPLFMSLILICFLLSLFFVVNAFLNLKKDLAKCKKMTTLASEISLLGLVFGFLGSIIGLITAFDAIESMGSISSGMLAAGLKISFLTTVFGTFTFVITRICIVVLKAFRAA; translated from the coding sequence ATGAAAATTTCTATGTATCTATTATCTACTTTTTTAGTGTCTAATGTTTTTGTCGATCGTTTTATGGAAGGCGGTCCGCTTTTTATGTCTTTAATATTAATTTGTTTTTTGTTATCCTTATTTTTTGTAGTTAATGCTTTTTTAAATTTGAAAAAAGATTTAGCGAAATGTAAAAAAATGACAACGTTAGCATCAGAAATAAGTTTGTTAGGTCTTGTTTTTGGGTTTTTAGGCTCAATTATTGGATTAATTACAGCTTTTGATGCCATAGAAAGTATGGGAAGTATTTCGTCTGGTATGCTTGCGGCAGGGCTTAAAATATCTTTTTTAACAACAGTATTTGGTACGTTTACTTTTGTAATAACAAGAATTTGTATTGTAGTTTTAAAAGCGTTTCGAGCGGCATAA
- a CDS encoding DEAD/DEAH box helicase: MIFQDLNLNTPLYNALDDLGFTIPTPIQAEAFNVVSSGKDVVGIAQTGTGKTFAYMLPILKNLKFSTDENPRVLVLVPTRELVVQVVDEIEKLSKYINNRVLGVYGGTNINTQKKAIAEGIDILVATPGRMYDLALSRVLQLKSIQKLVIDEVDVMLDLGFRHQIINIFDILPPKRQNIMFSATMTQDVDVLINDFFKNPERVSIAISGTPLDNIVQQRYNVPNFYTKVNLLAHLLKDTEKYSRVLIFVAYKRMADRLFDQLDEIFHDELCVIHSNKTQNYRLRSIEQFREGNNRILIATDVMARGLDIDNVSHVINFDTPDFPENYMHRIGRTGRAERQGESLLFSTVKENNLVEHIEALMNMTVPVLEIPETVEISTEQIDEERAEIKEHYNPIKRKDEDAPGPAFHDKSEKNSKENLGGSYKFKIAAKYKKPKTRGDKNYNKRNKNK; encoded by the coding sequence GTGATTTTTCAAGATTTAAATTTAAATACACCACTTTATAATGCCCTAGACGACTTAGGCTTTACTATCCCTACGCCTATACAGGCAGAGGCTTTTAATGTTGTAAGCTCTGGTAAAGATGTTGTTGGTATTGCGCAAACAGGAACAGGTAAAACGTTTGCTTACATGTTACCTATTTTGAAAAACCTTAAATTTTCGACTGATGAGAACCCACGTGTTTTGGTATTAGTACCAACACGGGAACTTGTTGTACAGGTGGTAGATGAGATTGAAAAACTATCTAAATATATTAACAATCGTGTTTTAGGTGTTTATGGAGGAACTAATATTAATACACAAAAAAAAGCTATTGCTGAAGGTATTGATATTTTAGTTGCCACACCAGGGCGCATGTACGATTTGGCTTTAAGTCGTGTTTTACAGTTAAAATCAATTCAGAAATTAGTTATTGATGAAGTTGATGTTATGTTAGATTTAGGTTTTAGACATCAAATAATTAACATTTTTGATATTTTACCGCCTAAAAGACAAAACATCATGTTCTCGGCAACAATGACGCAAGATGTTGATGTTTTAATTAACGATTTCTTTAAAAATCCAGAACGGGTTTCTATTGCCATTTCTGGAACACCACTAGATAATATTGTTCAACAACGCTATAATGTTCCTAACTTTTATACGAAAGTAAATTTATTAGCGCACTTATTGAAAGATACTGAAAAATACAGCAGAGTCTTGATATTTGTGGCTTATAAACGTATGGCAGATCGATTATTTGATCAATTAGATGAAATTTTTCATGATGAATTATGTGTTATTCATTCGAATAAAACACAAAACTATAGATTACGAAGTATTGAGCAATTTAGGGAAGGTAATAACCGTATTTTAATTGCGACAGATGTTATGGCTCGTGGTTTAGATATTGATAATGTATCTCATGTTATTAATTTTGATACACCAGATTTTCCAGAAAACTATATGCACCGTATTGGTAGAACTGGCCGTGCCGAAAGACAAGGTGAGTCATTATTATTTTCTACAGTAAAAGAAAATAACTTGGTTGAGCACATTGAAGCTTTAATGAACATGACAGTTCCTGTTTTGGAAATCCCCGAAACTGTTGAAATTTCTACCGAGCAAATTGACGAGGAACGCGCAGAAATTAAAGAACATTACAATCCTATAAAACGTAAGGATGAAGATGCTCCTGGACCCGCTTTCCATGATAAATCTGAAAAAAACTCTAAAGAGAATTTAGGTGGTTCATACAAATTTAAAATTGCTGCGAAGTACAAAAAACCTAAAACCCGTGGTGATAAAAACTATAATAAGCGTAATAAAAATAAATAA